One window from the genome of Longimicrobium terrae encodes:
- a CDS encoding DDE-type integrase/transposase/recombinase, with amino-acid sequence MTMVRRSRKRRNPPTAGQPIDWPAIAAYLDGRDGKLLPLYRDLTAAYARGELPGRCPDQATFYRGFPRARDAQPRPPAVAGGVPVPRRRLKTAGSPRLRAAVARLETARVEHEAAARTLVEAGRFGREDQQRYKDRIMRSDGRFLTAAAAKGAAAVEGMATELEHVTATYRERAAENNVALTIPTLPGRPAEVTLVNGIDPDDPVFGTGERSPAGGPRHVAPQPQYGKVIGHVRERHDTECAAARATIIAPVLNGAMGVGEAARFWRAEFARVASTAGHPGLDSIPATLCRKYRNVSERQIFRWAALIRVERERTARLGLPEVSITAALLHRYPEERCISKSSKLKTRAQQVFLDNPGWTPTNVVDHLRESGAQASSRTILRYIAEIPDRERALKRGGPAGPEILRTRLIRQAPYPNRVWHMDHSWITQELVMPGYKGPFEDDVTRAYARMRFALEDRNTAGWVERTAVQGIWMTKIIDLCTRKVLAIRLWPHAPNTRTTLLALRDAIEMYGLPDVLYTDNGSDLKNHTVRAALKAAEIIEVHSRPWTPQGGGADERGHLTIKSKILPHLPGWCGGKQKDWHVDDLLTLPELEKAIWDKVDGWMNGREHSTTRRIPNKHYEEEIGARPLGGTGRREVSPETWLPLLLVTDNAVLHGYGIEFGGHRYHHESFSSLMNGRTVRIYRDPYRPRFVDVALPGPDGTLRYLGRAERYTHPESPPPPAWVQAQEEARWREKQDQLGRERDQVRMAEQRVEKAALIGEAEGSALAAAVLRPSLARAAKSLLAPPPAPVDDTAVRALPAGGDADPSLDTDAAPMAGLVPVRAHRPRRARSGQNVPETESVDAHPHSRGGKTPLLANPFED; translated from the coding sequence ATGACGATGGTTCGAAGGAGCCGGAAGCGCCGGAACCCACCAACTGCGGGCCAGCCGATCGACTGGCCCGCCATCGCCGCATATCTGGATGGGCGTGACGGGAAGCTGCTCCCTCTCTATCGCGACCTGACCGCGGCGTACGCACGGGGAGAGTTGCCTGGCCGCTGCCCTGACCAGGCGACGTTCTACCGCGGCTTCCCGAGGGCCCGCGATGCACAGCCCCGCCCGCCCGCGGTGGCGGGCGGCGTGCCCGTGCCGCGCCGTCGGCTGAAAACGGCGGGTAGCCCGCGGTTGCGCGCGGCCGTCGCCCGCCTGGAAACTGCGCGCGTCGAGCATGAAGCAGCGGCCAGGACGCTGGTCGAGGCAGGCCGGTTCGGCCGTGAAGACCAGCAGCGCTACAAGGACCGCATTATGCGCTCGGACGGGCGGTTCCTCACCGCCGCCGCGGCAAAGGGAGCCGCGGCGGTGGAAGGAATGGCAACTGAACTGGAGCACGTGACGGCGACCTACCGTGAACGTGCAGCGGAAAACAACGTTGCTCTCACCATCCCCACGCTGCCCGGCCGGCCCGCAGAAGTCACGCTCGTGAACGGGATCGATCCGGACGACCCGGTCTTCGGAACGGGGGAGCGATCCCCCGCCGGAGGCCCCAGGCATGTGGCCCCGCAGCCACAGTACGGCAAGGTGATCGGCCACGTCCGGGAACGTCACGATACAGAGTGCGCCGCTGCGCGGGCGACCATCATCGCGCCCGTCCTGAATGGCGCGATGGGCGTAGGGGAAGCCGCGAGGTTCTGGCGGGCCGAGTTCGCTAGGGTCGCATCAACGGCAGGCCACCCTGGCCTGGACAGCATCCCAGCCACGCTCTGCCGCAAATACCGGAACGTATCTGAACGGCAGATCTTCCGGTGGGCAGCCCTCATCCGCGTGGAACGGGAGCGGACGGCCCGGCTGGGGCTTCCGGAAGTTTCCATCACCGCCGCGCTTCTGCACCGCTATCCGGAAGAACGCTGTATCTCCAAGTCTTCGAAGCTGAAGACCCGGGCCCAGCAGGTATTCCTCGACAACCCGGGCTGGACCCCCACGAACGTCGTCGACCACCTCCGGGAAAGCGGAGCACAGGCAAGCAGCCGCACGATCCTGCGGTACATCGCTGAAATACCTGACCGGGAGCGGGCGCTGAAGCGTGGGGGACCGGCCGGCCCGGAGATCCTCCGCACCCGCTTGATCCGCCAGGCACCGTATCCCAACCGCGTCTGGCACATGGACCACTCCTGGATTACCCAGGAGCTGGTCATGCCCGGTTATAAGGGCCCGTTCGAAGACGACGTGACCCGGGCGTATGCCCGGATGCGATTCGCGCTGGAAGACCGGAACACTGCCGGGTGGGTGGAACGGACGGCCGTCCAGGGAATCTGGATGACGAAGATCATCGATCTCTGCACCCGGAAAGTTCTGGCCATTCGGCTCTGGCCGCACGCCCCGAACACCCGGACTACGCTGCTTGCGCTCCGGGATGCAATTGAGATGTACGGCTTACCCGACGTTCTCTATACCGACAACGGGAGCGACCTGAAAAATCACACCGTCCGCGCAGCGCTGAAGGCCGCGGAGATCATCGAGGTACACTCTCGTCCCTGGACGCCGCAGGGCGGCGGTGCCGACGAGCGGGGGCACCTGACCATCAAGTCCAAGATTCTCCCACACCTGCCGGGATGGTGCGGCGGGAAACAGAAAGACTGGCACGTAGATGACCTGCTCACACTGCCTGAACTGGAAAAGGCAATCTGGGACAAGGTCGACGGGTGGATGAACGGTCGCGAGCACTCCACCACACGGCGTATCCCCAACAAGCATTATGAGGAAGAGATCGGCGCGCGGCCCCTCGGCGGCACCGGTCGCCGTGAGGTCTCGCCGGAGACATGGCTGCCGCTTCTCTTGGTCACCGATAATGCCGTCCTGCACGGCTACGGCATCGAGTTCGGCGGACATCGCTACCATCACGAGTCGTTCAGCAGCTTGATGAACGGCCGCACAGTGCGGATCTACCGGGATCCCTACCGGCCCCGGTTCGTAGACGTCGCCCTTCCGGGACCGGACGGAACGCTCCGCTACCTCGGGCGGGCAGAACGTTACACACACCCGGAGAGCCCGCCACCGCCTGCATGGGTGCAGGCCCAGGAAGAAGCCCGCTGGAGGGAGAAGCAGGACCAGCTCGGCAGGGAGCGTGACCAGGTTCGCATGGCCGAACAGCGGGTTGAAAAGGCAGCGCTGATCGGAGAGGCGGAGGGCTCAGCCCTCGCGGCGGCCGTGCTTCGCCCGTCGCTCGCGCGCGCCGCCAAGTCTCTGCTGGCCCCGCCGCCCGCGCCCGTGGACGACACCGCGGTGCGCGCTCTTCCGGCCGGAGGGGACGCAGATCCGTCCCTGGACACGGATGCGGCGCCCATGGCCGGGCTCGTCCCCGTCCGCGCGCACCGGCCGCGTCGGGCTCGCTCTGGTCAGAACGTTCCGGAGACCGAATCAGTGGACGCGCACCCTCACTCCCGCGGAGGCAAAACCCCGCTCCTCGCCAACCCTTTCGAGGACTGA
- a CDS encoding reverse transcriptase family protein: protein MLRSSPTLAWRGLGPDSHCHPPGVVKVMPAWNPQRYQHEGKIRDIDQGILDSVVRIINRIRAVDARLPVILTLRHLSVLTDVPYKYLRDVVSRQAGDYKRVLLKKRVPGRTRHREISIPNPVLAGVQKWINENILQFTSAHPLSYAYHPESQAVFAATPHCGCRWLLKVDLTDFFHSISESDVYAVFKSLGYSPLLAFELARLTTMLSASSRPAPADFTERWSSIPAYACEKQGVLPQGAPTSPMLSNLVMRDLDEGLAQLAEAAGYTYTRYADDLAFSTAKDVGLEHVQRLRKSVLLKLAKSGFSGNLRKTVIRGPGARRMVLGILVDGHEPRLAREYKDALRQHLYYLLSPAHGPAKHAGARNLSVSTLFYHVRGKIAWAERVEPSFGSACLEEFEKVDWPPVDVARQRSRDA from the coding sequence ATGCTGCGCAGCAGTCCAACTCTGGCCTGGCGGGGTCTTGGTCCAGACTCGCACTGTCACCCACCCGGGGTGGTCAAAGTAATGCCGGCATGGAACCCTCAGCGGTATCAGCACGAAGGCAAGATACGAGACATCGACCAAGGGATTCTGGACTCAGTAGTCCGAATCATCAACCGCATCCGGGCTGTCGATGCGAGATTGCCAGTCATCCTGACACTCCGTCATCTGAGTGTCCTCACTGACGTTCCCTACAAATACTTGCGCGATGTCGTCAGCCGGCAGGCAGGCGATTATAAACGGGTGCTCCTCAAGAAGCGCGTCCCCGGGCGCACTCGCCATCGCGAAATCAGCATTCCGAACCCCGTGCTCGCGGGCGTGCAGAAGTGGATCAACGAGAACATACTTCAGTTTACCTCAGCACACCCGCTCAGTTACGCATATCATCCGGAATCGCAGGCCGTGTTCGCCGCCACCCCCCATTGCGGCTGCCGGTGGCTGCTAAAAGTGGACCTCACTGACTTCTTCCACAGCATCTCAGAGTCCGACGTTTACGCGGTATTCAAATCTCTCGGCTATTCGCCGCTGCTCGCGTTCGAACTTGCCAGATTGACCACGATGCTGTCCGCGTCGTCTCGCCCCGCTCCAGCCGACTTCACGGAACGATGGTCCTCGATTCCAGCATACGCTTGCGAAAAGCAGGGGGTTCTGCCGCAAGGCGCGCCTACCAGTCCGATGCTATCAAATCTGGTGATGCGGGACCTGGATGAAGGGCTGGCCCAACTTGCTGAAGCAGCCGGATATACATACACCCGCTATGCCGACGATCTCGCGTTTTCCACGGCCAAGGACGTTGGGCTTGAACACGTTCAGCGGCTTCGGAAATCAGTTTTACTGAAACTCGCGAAAAGTGGGTTTTCCGGGAACCTAAGGAAGACCGTGATTCGTGGTCCGGGAGCACGGCGGATGGTCTTGGGGATTCTCGTGGATGGGCACGAACCGCGACTCGCACGGGAGTACAAGGACGCGCTACGGCAGCATCTGTATTACCTGCTTTCTCCGGCCCACGGGCCGGCGAAACACGCTGGAGCCCGAAATCTCTCTGTCTCCACCCTGTTCTACCACGTGCGTGGAAAGATCGCCTGGGCTGAAAGAGTCGAGCCCTCCTTCGGCAGCGCCTGTCTCGAAGAGTTTGAGAAGGTAGACTGGCCTCCTGTCGATGTGGCGCGTCAGAGATCGCGTGACGCATAG